GGAGAATGTCCTTGAACACCGGATGCATCATGAACCTTATGTGGTGCCGACGGAAACCGCGGCGGCGGTCAATCGCGCCAAGGAGGAAGGGCGCCGGGTTTTCGCTCTCGGCACCACCACCACCCGCGCCCTGGAGCACGCGGTGGACGGGCAGGGGCGTTTGCGCGCGGGGGAGGGGAGCAGCGATCTCTTCATCTATCCCGGTTTTCGTTTTCGCCTTGTCGATGCCCTGATCACCAATTTTCATCTGCCGAAGTCGACCCTGCTCATGCTCGTCTCCGCCTTCGCGGATCGGGAATTTGTTCTTGAAGCTTATCGGCAGGCAGTACGGGAAGAGTATCGTTTTTTCAGTTACGGCGACTGTATGTTGATACTGTAAACCGACCTTTTTTCGCTTGTTTGACTATCAATACTTTCGATTCGGTATGAAGTGACTTCTTTCTCTTTTGATCTGTTGCATGAGGATGGCCGCGCCCGGCGCGGACGCCTGCATACCCGGCGCGGCGTCGTCGAAACGCCGGTCTTCATGCCGGTGGGAACCCAGGCGACGGTGAAGGCCATGTACCCCGAAACCCTCAAGGAGATCGGGGCGCAAATCATTTTGGCCAATACCTACCACCTGCTCTTGCGCCCTGGGCACGAGCGGGTCCGGGCCTTGGGCGGCCTGCATCGGTTTATGAACTGGGATCGCCCGATTCTCACCGACAGCGGCGGCTTTCAGGTCTTCAGTCTCGGCGAGCTGCGCAAGATCGATGAGCAAGGGGTGCGCTTCCAGTCCCACCTGGATGGTGCCGCCCATGTCCTGACCCCCGAGTCGTCTATCGCCATTCAGGAGGCCCTGGGTTCGGATATCATCATGGCCTTCGATGAATGCATCCCCTATCCGGCTACCCGGGAATACGTCGCCGAATCGACCGCCCGCTCCAGTCGCTGGGCCGCCCGCTGCCGGCAGGCGCGGCAACCGGAGGACGGTGCCGCCCTCTTCGGCATTGTGCAGGGGGGGATGCACCGCGACCTGCGCGCCCAGAGTGTCGCC
This genomic stretch from Desulfuromonas acetexigens harbors:
- the tgt gene encoding tRNA guanosine(34) transglycosylase Tgt → MTSFSFDLLHEDGRARRGRLHTRRGVVETPVFMPVGTQATVKAMYPETLKEIGAQIILANTYHLLLRPGHERVRALGGLHRFMNWDRPILTDSGGFQVFSLGELRKIDEQGVRFQSHLDGAAHVLTPESSIAIQEALGSDIIMAFDECIPYPATREYVAESTARSSRWAARCRQARQPEDGAALFGIVQGGMHRDLRAQSVADLLAIGFEGYAVGGLSVGESAELMYEVMDWTMPLLPRDCPRYVMGVGTPENLVEGVRRGVDMFDCVMPTRNARNGVLFTSFGKISIKQARFLDDESPIDPDCDCYVCRHYSRAYLRHLYQSNEILSSMLNTHHNLHYYQQLMARMRDAIESGTFETFRAEFLAARRIDP